A window from Cryptomeria japonica chromosome 1, Sugi_1.0, whole genome shotgun sequence encodes these proteins:
- the LOC131056149 gene encoding uncharacterized protein LOC131056149: protein MIRCVVCRYVQAMYVRMDLLQPLPVIRRYSICSLFSIDFTAKPRRHNFIVRSANRKDSASNSDESNTNKGENLSTDWDKAWSNFRKQKKKKKLFSNFDIEKYVTRNPRPSDYPLSEEIDPLRKTERSVLDAWTNPKFTVVGFSIVVGLLIFYIALK, encoded by the exons ATGATTAGGTGTGTTGTGTGCAGGTATGTTCAGGCGATGTATGTTAGAATGGATCTACTTCAGCCCTTACCGGTAATCAGGCGGTACTCCATATGCTCCCTGTTCTCCATTGATTTCACCGCCAAGCCTCGCAGACACAATTTCATAGTTCGCTCTGCTAACAGAAAGGACTCAGCTTCCAACAGTGATGAGAGCAACACAAACAAAG GTGAGAATTTATCTACTGACTGGGATAAGGCTTGGTCTAACTTCAGgaagcaaaagaagaagaagaaattattcTCCAATTTTGATATTGAAAAGTATGTAACCCGGAACCCAAGGCCTTCAGATTATCCACTTTCAGAGGAGATCGATCCTCTCCGAAAAACTGAAAGATCGGTATTGGATGCTTGGACAAATCCAAAGTTCACTGTAGTAGGATTTAGCATTGTAGTTGGCCTCCTTATTTTTTACATTGCTCTTAAGTAA